The following are from one region of the Spirochaetae bacterium HGW-Spirochaetae-1 genome:
- a CDS encoding glutamate synthase: MGDPKGFLKIKRRESGYRPVEERVHDWGEVERQLPEQERKLQAARCMDCGVPFCHWGCPIGNIMPEWQDRIFNSDWEAALDMLQETNNFPEFTGRVCPAPCEASCVLALNDESVTIRQNELAVIEKAFQEGYVKPQPPEIRTGKKVAVIGGGPAGLACADLLNRAGHSVILYEAEDSVGGYLRFGIPDFKLEKGIIDRRINIMEKEGIVFRTGTYVGKDVSIKQIRDESDAVCLTIGARKARDLDIKGRELKGVHFAMEFLAQQNRVVRGDRISETDVIAAFNKNVVVIGGGDTGSDCVGSANRRGAKSITQIELMPMPPRHRTNREPWPLWPRLLKTSSSHEEGCDRMWNVLTREFMGEGGAVKKIKASKVNWLIEDDGKMTMTEIPETQFELEADLVLLAMGFEHVVHEGLVRDLDLACDARGNIKVDENCMTSIDGVFSAGDAMRGASLVVWAIHDGRNAAAAINRYLKK; encoded by the coding sequence ATGGGAGATCCAAAAGGATTCTTGAAAATAAAAAGACGCGAATCGGGATACCGACCCGTTGAAGAGCGGGTTCATGACTGGGGAGAGGTGGAACGACAGCTCCCCGAACAGGAAAGAAAGCTTCAGGCTGCGCGATGCATGGATTGCGGTGTTCCCTTTTGCCACTGGGGCTGTCCCATTGGCAACATCATGCCGGAATGGCAGGACAGAATTTTCAATAGTGACTGGGAGGCCGCATTGGATATGCTCCAGGAGACCAATAATTTCCCCGAATTTACGGGCCGTGTCTGTCCGGCGCCCTGTGAAGCGTCGTGCGTCCTTGCCCTGAACGACGAATCTGTCACGATTCGCCAGAACGAGCTGGCCGTCATCGAAAAGGCCTTTCAGGAAGGGTACGTAAAACCCCAGCCCCCGGAAATCCGGACGGGTAAGAAGGTCGCCGTGATCGGTGGCGGACCTGCAGGCCTTGCCTGCGCCGACCTTCTGAACCGGGCAGGCCATTCCGTCATCCTGTATGAAGCCGAAGACAGCGTCGGGGGCTATCTCCGCTTCGGCATCCCCGACTTTAAACTGGAAAAGGGAATAATAGACCGCCGCATAAATATCATGGAAAAGGAGGGTATCGTTTTCCGTACCGGCACGTATGTTGGAAAGGATGTGAGCATAAAACAGATCCGTGATGAATCCGACGCCGTGTGCCTCACCATCGGCGCAAGAAAAGCCCGCGACCTTGATATAAAAGGAAGGGAGCTCAAGGGAGTTCATTTCGCCATGGAATTTCTCGCACAGCAGAACAGGGTAGTCCGCGGAGACAGGATATCCGAAACCGATGTCATTGCCGCCTTTAATAAAAATGTCGTAGTCATAGGCGGGGGAGATACGGGTTCAGACTGCGTCGGTTCCGCCAACCGCCGCGGAGCCAAGAGCATAACCCAGATCGAACTGATGCCCATGCCGCCGCGTCACCGCACAAACAGGGAACCATGGCCGCTCTGGCCCAGGCTGCTCAAGACCTCGAGTTCCCATGAAGAAGGATGCGACCGTATGTGGAACGTACTCACCAGGGAATTCATGGGTGAAGGAGGCGCGGTTAAAAAAATAAAGGCCTCAAAGGTAAATTGGCTGATTGAAGATGACGGGAAAATGACCATGACTGAAATTCCCGAAACACAGTTCGAACTGGAGGCCGACCTGGTTCTTCTTGCCATGGGTTTTGAACACGTGGTTCACGAAGGACTTGTGCGGGACCTGGACCTTGCCTGCGATGCCAGGGGAAACATTAAGGTCGATGAAAACTGCATGACCAGCATCGACGGGGTTTTCTCCGCCGGTGATGCCATGCGGGGCGCCTCACTGGTGGTCTGGGCCATACATGACGGCCGGAATGCGGCAGCAGCCATAAACCGATATTTAAAAAAATAA
- a CDS encoding outer membrane lipoprotein-sorting protein: MKESIAALLLFVFLAHAPAWSQSAVEIINRVDNNRISRTQKYHVRMIIKKGSRKIYKLFTGYGLNNGEQFFITFTNPEDRGVKYLKIDRELWIYFPDADDTMKISGHMLRQGLMGSDISYDDMMETERMSKLYEAEKLDDTVIGGRSCFVVELQAREPNAHYEKQVLYVDRETYLPLKIHMYARGGRLLKEMTQHDIRKIGSRYVAHKIIITDKRKDNSNTIIELSNIQFDITLPANTFSKQRLRR, from the coding sequence ATGAAAGAGAGTATCGCCGCACTGCTGTTATTTGTCTTCCTGGCTCACGCCCCGGCATGGTCTCAATCGGCCGTAGAGATCATCAACCGCGTTGACAATAACAGGATATCCCGGACACAGAAATACCATGTCCGCATGATAATCAAAAAAGGCAGCAGAAAAATATACAAACTCTTCACCGGCTACGGCTTGAATAACGGCGAACAGTTCTTCATCACCTTCACCAACCCCGAAGACCGGGGCGTTAAATACCTGAAGATCGACAGGGAACTGTGGATATACTTCCCCGACGCCGATGACACCATGAAAATTTCCGGGCACATGCTCCGCCAGGGCCTCATGGGAAGCGACATCTCCTATGATGACATGATGGAAACGGAACGAATGAGCAAACTGTATGAAGCGGAGAAGCTCGATGATACGGTCATCGGGGGACGGAGTTGTTTTGTCGTGGAACTGCAGGCCAGGGAACCAAACGCCCATTATGAAAAGCAGGTGCTCTATGTGGACCGGGAAACCTACCTGCCCCTGAAGATTCATATGTATGCCCGGGGAGGCCGGCTTCTGAAAGAAATGACACAGCATGATATCAGAAAAATTGGCAGCCGTTATGTCGCCCATAAAATAATCATAACGGACAAGAGAAAAGATAATTCCAACACCATCATTGAACTCAGCAATATCCAGTTCGATATAACCCTTCCGGCAAATACCTTCAGCAAACAGCGTCTCAGGAGATAG
- a CDS encoding glutamate synthase large subunit, giving the protein MIHLPEKQGLYDSTYEHDACGIGFVAHIKGEKSFDIIKRGLEVLERMEHRGAEGADNKTGDGSGIMIQIPHDFFKQEIPDLPVEGQYATGLVFLPKGDGYEADTCLAELERIIHDEGQMIIAVRDVPVSDSNIGRIARESEPAVRQIFITGKEQQDQDTLERKSYIIRKLAEKKIRESSLKEKKSFYILSLSTKTIVYKGMLAPDQVKSYYPELRDKRLKSAIALVHSRFSTNTFPSWDLAQPFRILAHNGEINTIKGNRFWMHARESDFASDIFGDDIEKILPVIEPGKSDSASFDNALEMLVATGRSLPHALMMLIPESWNDKNPIPQNLKYFYEYHSTFMEPWDGPASMVFCDGRYIGGTLDRNGLRPSRYVVTTDDLIVMGSEVGVQTFQPEQIAYKGRLMPGKLLLVDTVEGRIIPDEEIKDQIAHQKPYRDWVENNRVVISDLTLSGDAPVEITDEKLHEIHLMHGYNREDIFNHLATMITTGQEPTSSMGTDTPLAVFSEKPQPLFNYFKQVFAQVTNPPIDPIREELVMTLTSYIGSEKNLLAEIPEQCRMIKYFSPIFTNREMETIKQSTNSSFNPVTLDIVFPASGGEDALAAAMEKLCIESEAMIDAGHNFIILSDRRANRVNVPIPSLLAMAGVHHHLIRAKKRKRTGILVESAEPREVMHFALLFSYGASAINPYGVFATIESLRKNKKLSENADYEKLEGNFIKSINKGILKILSKMGTSTLRSYRGAQIVEAVGLSNELVDLYFTGTESRIGGIGLREIAKESLAKHRKAFVEKPQLLESDGVYSYRKGGEKHAWNPETIHLLQWATRTNDYEKYRQFSKLVNNHNRSPHVIRGLFDFKMRESIPIEDVEPEEEIMKRLTTGAMSFGSISKEAHEAIAVAMNTIGGRSNSGEGGEESRRFTRRDDGTLARSAIKQVASGRFGVTSNYLANADELQIKMAQGAKPGEGGQLPGHKIDKLIATTRHSTPGVTLISPPPHHDIYSIEDLAQLIFDLKNANPRARISVKLVSETGVGTIAAGVAKAHADNILISGYDGGTGASPQSSIKHAGLPWELGLSEAHQTLVLNDLRGRVRLQTDGQLKNGTDIVLAGILGAEEFGFGTAALIVMGCIMMRKCHMNTCPVGVATQDPELRKKFSGKPEYLINYFRFIARDVREIMASLGISTFNELIGRTDLLQMRKLDHMKASTLHPAAILHRPAQADTNATFCVQDQIHKIVSILDRKLIERARPILEGSRELNVYLEMPITNRDRTTGTMLSYEISRKFGEGGLPDNTIQCVFQGCAGQSFGAFLARGVTFRLEGDSNDYLGKGLSGGRIIVVPPKGVTFTPEKNIITGNTVLYGATSGEAFIRGIAGERFCVRNSGATAVVEGTGDHCAEYMTGGRIIVLGRVGRNFAAGMSGGVAYVLDEEGSFDNFCNKGMVELTQVRDYDDQDFIIETLKKHIQHTQSDKAKEILRNWYDYVPRFVKIMPFEYKRAMNEMKIELIDEKLKSIREEQQLEGAY; this is encoded by the coding sequence ATGATACACTTGCCAGAAAAACAGGGATTATATGACAGTACATATGAACACGACGCCTGCGGCATAGGATTCGTGGCTCACATTAAAGGAGAAAAATCTTTTGATATCATAAAAAGAGGGCTGGAAGTCCTGGAGCGCATGGAACACCGCGGGGCCGAGGGCGCCGACAACAAGACCGGTGACGGCTCAGGGATTATGATCCAGATACCTCATGATTTTTTCAAACAGGAAATCCCCGATCTTCCCGTGGAGGGACAGTACGCAACCGGGCTCGTTTTCCTTCCGAAGGGAGACGGGTATGAAGCTGATACATGCCTGGCTGAACTGGAGCGCATTATCCATGACGAAGGTCAGATGATCATTGCCGTCAGGGATGTGCCGGTTAGCGATTCCAACATCGGAAGAATCGCCCGCGAATCGGAACCTGCCGTCAGGCAGATATTTATAACGGGGAAAGAACAGCAGGATCAGGATACGCTAGAAAGAAAGTCCTATATTATAAGAAAATTGGCGGAGAAGAAAATCCGCGAGTCTTCCCTGAAAGAAAAAAAATCCTTCTACATTCTCTCCCTTTCTACAAAGACGATCGTGTACAAGGGGATGCTCGCTCCCGACCAGGTGAAATCCTACTATCCCGAACTGCGCGACAAACGTTTGAAAAGCGCCATCGCCCTGGTACATTCACGGTTCAGCACCAATACCTTTCCCTCGTGGGACCTGGCACAGCCTTTCAGGATACTGGCCCATAACGGCGAAATCAACACAATCAAAGGTAACCGTTTCTGGATGCATGCCCGCGAATCAGATTTCGCTTCAGATATTTTCGGCGATGACATCGAAAAGATCCTGCCCGTCATTGAACCGGGGAAAAGCGACTCGGCGTCTTTCGACAATGCCCTGGAAATGCTCGTGGCTACGGGACGTTCCCTGCCCCACGCACTCATGATGCTCATTCCCGAATCCTGGAACGATAAAAATCCCATACCCCAGAACCTCAAATATTTTTACGAGTACCATTCAACCTTCATGGAGCCCTGGGACGGTCCCGCATCAATGGTTTTCTGCGACGGTCGCTACATCGGGGGAACACTGGACCGCAACGGTCTTCGTCCTTCACGCTACGTGGTGACCACCGATGACCTCATCGTCATGGGTTCTGAAGTAGGCGTCCAGACATTTCAGCCGGAACAGATAGCCTACAAGGGCCGGCTCATGCCGGGCAAACTCCTCCTGGTCGATACGGTAGAGGGGAGAATCATACCCGACGAAGAGATCAAGGACCAGATCGCACATCAGAAACCGTACCGGGACTGGGTTGAAAACAACCGGGTGGTGATTTCAGACCTTACCTTAAGCGGCGACGCCCCCGTCGAGATCACCGACGAGAAACTCCATGAAATCCATCTCATGCACGGCTATAACCGGGAGGATATATTCAACCATCTTGCCACGATGATCACGACAGGACAGGAACCCACCAGCTCCATGGGCACTGACACGCCCCTGGCGGTATTTTCCGAAAAACCTCAACCTCTCTTCAATTATTTCAAGCAGGTCTTTGCCCAGGTAACCAATCCTCCCATAGACCCCATCAGGGAAGAACTGGTCATGACTCTCACGAGTTATATCGGTTCTGAAAAAAATCTCCTGGCTGAAATTCCCGAACAGTGCCGTATGATTAAATACTTCAGCCCAATATTCACCAATCGCGAAATGGAAACCATCAAACAGAGCACCAATTCCTCGTTCAATCCCGTAACGCTCGACATAGTATTCCCCGCCTCGGGCGGTGAGGATGCCCTGGCCGCAGCTATGGAAAAGCTCTGCATCGAATCCGAAGCGATGATAGATGCAGGCCATAATTTCATCATTCTTTCAGACCGCCGGGCAAACCGCGTCAATGTCCCCATACCATCACTCCTGGCCATGGCCGGCGTACATCATCACCTCATCCGTGCAAAAAAAAGAAAGCGTACGGGGATACTCGTGGAAAGCGCCGAGCCCAGGGAGGTCATGCACTTCGCCCTTCTTTTCAGCTATGGGGCAAGCGCCATCAACCCTTACGGAGTTTTTGCCACTATAGAGAGCCTGAGGAAAAACAAGAAGCTCTCCGAAAATGCCGATTATGAAAAGCTTGAGGGAAATTTCATCAAATCCATAAACAAGGGTATTTTAAAAATACTCTCCAAGATGGGAACATCGACCCTCCGCAGTTACCGCGGGGCACAGATCGTCGAAGCCGTCGGCCTGAGCAATGAGCTCGTCGACCTGTATTTCACCGGGACCGAATCGCGCATTGGAGGCATCGGGCTCAGGGAGATAGCCAAAGAATCCCTTGCCAAGCATCGCAAGGCCTTCGTGGAAAAACCGCAGCTTCTTGAATCCGACGGCGTTTACAGCTACCGCAAAGGCGGCGAGAAACACGCGTGGAATCCCGAAACCATTCATCTTCTCCAGTGGGCCACCAGAACGAACGATTACGAGAAATACAGGCAATTTTCTAAACTGGTTAATAACCACAACCGTTCTCCCCATGTGATACGCGGTCTTTTTGATTTTAAAATGCGTGAATCCATCCCCATTGAAGACGTTGAACCCGAAGAGGAAATCATGAAACGCCTCACTACGGGAGCCATGTCCTTTGGTTCTATCAGCAAAGAGGCGCATGAGGCCATAGCCGTGGCCATGAATACCATCGGCGGCCGCAGCAACTCAGGTGAAGGAGGAGAAGAATCACGCCGCTTCACCCGCCGCGACGATGGAACACTGGCCAGAAGCGCCATCAAGCAGGTGGCATCGGGAAGATTCGGCGTGACCAGCAACTATCTGGCCAATGCCGACGAATTGCAGATAAAGATGGCCCAGGGAGCAAAGCCTGGCGAAGGCGGGCAGCTGCCGGGACACAAGATTGATAAATTAATTGCTACAACCCGGCATTCGACCCCCGGTGTTACGCTCATCTCTCCACCGCCGCACCATGACATCTATTCAATCGAGGATCTGGCGCAGCTCATCTTCGATCTCAAGAACGCCAATCCCCGGGCACGCATCAGCGTCAAACTTGTATCTGAAACCGGCGTCGGTACCATAGCAGCAGGCGTTGCCAAGGCCCATGCCGACAACATCCTCATCAGCGGCTACGACGGCGGAACCGGGGCAAGCCCGCAAAGCTCCATAAAACACGCCGGGCTCCCCTGGGAGCTTGGACTTTCCGAGGCTCACCAGACCCTGGTACTCAATGACCTGCGCGGCCGGGTCCGTCTCCAGACCGACGGACAGCTGAAAAACGGCACCGACATCGTGCTTGCCGGAATACTCGGAGCCGAAGAATTCGGCTTCGGAACGGCGGCCCTCATCGTCATGGGCTGCATAATGATGCGAAAATGCCACATGAATACCTGCCCCGTGGGAGTGGCCACACAGGACCCGGAACTGAGAAAAAAATTCAGCGGCAAACCTGAATATCTCATCAACTATTTCCGTTTCATAGCACGCGATGTGCGGGAGATAATGGCATCGCTGGGCATCAGTACCTTTAACGAACTGATCGGGCGGACCGACCTGCTTCAGATGCGAAAGCTTGACCATATGAAAGCGTCAACGCTCCATCCTGCCGCCATTCTTCACCGGCCGGCCCAGGCCGATACCAATGCCACGTTCTGCGTCCAGGACCAGATTCATAAAATAGTATCCATACTGGACCGCAAGCTCATCGAGAGGGCCAGGCCCATACTCGAAGGCAGCAGGGAACTCAACGTCTACCTGGAAATGCCCATAACGAACCGGGACAGGACAACGGGGACCATGCTCTCCTATGAAATATCCCGCAAATTCGGCGAGGGGGGGCTGCCCGATAACACCATTCAATGCGTTTTTCAGGGGTGCGCCGGTCAAAGTTTTGGTGCCTTCCTTGCTCGTGGCGTAACATTCAGGCTCGAAGGCGATTCCAATGATTATCTCGGAAAGGGACTTTCGGGCGGACGTATCATTGTGGTTCCACCCAAGGGTGTAACATTCACACCGGAAAAAAATATCATTACGGGCAATACCGTGCTTTATGGGGCGACAAGCGGTGAAGCCTTCATACGGGGGATTGCCGGCGAACGCTTCTGTGTACGCAACAGCGGCGCCACGGCAGTTGTTGAAGGAACGGGCGACCACTGCGCCGAATACATGACGGGTGGCCGCATCATCGTCCTTGGGCGCGTTGGAAGAAATTTCGCTGCGGGTATGAGCGGCGGTGTGGCCTATGTTCTCGATGAAGAAGGATCCTTTGATAATTTCTGCAACAAGGGTATGGTCGAGCTTACCCAGGTACGGGACTATGACGATCAGGATTTCATCATTGAAACGCTGAAAAAGCATATCCAGCACACGCAGAGCGACAAGGCAAAGGAGATACTTCGCAACTGGTACGATTACGTGCCCCGGTTTGTCAAGATAATGCCTTTTGAGTACAAGCGGGCAATGAATGAAATGAAAATCGAGCTCATTGACGAAAAACTGAAATCAATTCGGGAAGAACAACAGCTTGAAGGAGCATACTGA
- a CDS encoding lipoprotein-releasing system ATP-binding protein LolD has protein sequence MFLTVQNLNKTYHSGKMDFQALYDINLTVGKGEFTAIVGPSGSGKTTLLNCIGCIDNADSGIISLEGVNIRGESSKELARLRRENFGFIFQTYNLIPVLNVYENIELPLKLLRKYDDVEIREKIMSILDEVGLQGLESRMPAELSGGQQQRVSIARALIKKPKLILADEPTANLDTATGEAIVDLMKSLNKKEKITFIFSTHDRLIMKHARRLIEIRDGKIHGKGRT, from the coding sequence ATGTTTCTCACTGTGCAGAACCTCAACAAAACATATCACTCAGGGAAGATGGATTTTCAGGCTCTCTATGATATAAATCTTACAGTCGGGAAGGGGGAATTCACGGCCATTGTGGGTCCTTCGGGATCAGGGAAGACCACGCTTCTCAACTGCATCGGCTGCATCGATAACGCCGACAGCGGTATCATCAGCCTTGAAGGTGTGAATATCCGGGGAGAATCATCGAAAGAGCTGGCCCGCCTCCGGCGGGAGAACTTCGGCTTTATATTCCAGACATACAATCTCATACCGGTCCTCAATGTATATGAAAATATTGAACTGCCCCTGAAGCTGCTGCGGAAATACGACGACGTGGAAATCCGCGAGAAAATCATGTCCATCCTCGACGAGGTGGGCCTGCAGGGCCTGGAATCCCGAATGCCTGCAGAACTCTCGGGGGGACAGCAGCAGCGCGTATCCATTGCCAGGGCCCTTATCAAAAAACCGAAACTGATACTCGCCGACGAACCAACGGCAAACCTTGACACGGCCACGGGCGAGGCCATTGTGGACCTCATGAAATCATTGAATAAAAAGGAAAAAATAACCTTCATCTTTTCCACACATGACCGCCTCATCATGAAACACGCACGCCGCCTCATCGAGATCCGTGACGGAAAAATCCACGGAAAAGGCCGCACATGA